One region of Timaviella obliquedivisa GSE-PSE-MK23-08B genomic DNA includes:
- a CDS encoding sulfate ABC transporter substrate-binding protein, with amino-acid sequence MKKLKFRPLNKFLALLLVGVGLTLGIAACTGSSTTTSSPAAGSTAAKEPVELTFVSFAVTQAAYEKIVPLFAEKWKQEHNQEVSFNQSYGGSGSQTRAVIDGLEADVVALALALDTEKIEKAKLIEPGWEKEAPNDSIVTKSVAVLVTREGNPKNIKSWADLSRPDVKVITANPKTSGGARWNFLALWGAISQTGGDAAKAEAFTTNVFKNVPILPKDAREATDVFFKQGQGDVLINYENEVLLAKQRGEILPFVIPDPNISIDNPIAVVDANVDKHGTREVAEAFVQFLFTPEAQREFAKAGFRAVDEGVVKDSIKDFPTIKNLFTITDLGGWDQVQKAYFDDGAIFDKIQAQAGKS; translated from the coding sequence ATGAAAAAACTGAAGTTTCGTCCACTCAACAAATTTTTGGCACTGCTTTTAGTGGGTGTGGGTTTAACACTGGGAATTGCAGCTTGCACTGGCTCCAGCACTACCACAAGTTCGCCAGCCGCAGGATCTACCGCTGCAAAAGAGCCTGTTGAACTGACTTTCGTCTCTTTTGCAGTTACCCAAGCAGCATACGAAAAGATCGTGCCGCTGTTCGCTGAAAAGTGGAAACAAGAGCATAATCAAGAAGTTTCCTTCAATCAAAGCTACGGAGGATCTGGCTCTCAAACCCGCGCCGTAATTGATGGATTGGAAGCCGATGTCGTGGCGCTAGCGCTGGCGCTAGATACCGAAAAGATTGAGAAAGCTAAATTAATTGAACCCGGCTGGGAAAAAGAAGCTCCCAATGACAGCATTGTTACCAAGTCGGTCGCAGTGCTAGTCACCCGCGAAGGTAATCCCAAAAATATTAAAAGCTGGGCAGACTTGAGCCGCCCCGATGTTAAAGTCATCACTGCTAATCCCAAGACTTCTGGAGGTGCCCGCTGGAACTTCCTGGCACTGTGGGGAGCCATTAGCCAAACGGGTGGAGATGCTGCTAAAGCTGAAGCGTTCACCACCAACGTCTTTAAGAACGTACCCATTTTGCCTAAAGATGCCCGTGAAGCCACAGATGTATTCTTTAAGCAAGGACAAGGCGATGTGTTGATTAATTATGAAAATGAAGTGCTGCTGGCAAAACAGAGAGGGGAAATACTGCCCTTTGTCATTCCTGATCCTAATATTTCTATCGACAACCCGATCGCCGTCGTCGATGCCAATGTCGATAAGCATGGTACCCGTGAAGTAGCGGAGGCTTTTGTGCAGTTTCTATTTACACCAGAAGCACAGAGAGAATTTGCTAAAGCGGGTTTTCGCGCGGTAGACGAGGGCGTAGTGAAGGACTCTATCAAAGATTTTCCTACCATTAAAAACCTGTTCACTATCACTGATTTGGGCGGTTGGGATCAGGTGCAGAAAGCGTACTTTGACGATGGTGCAATCTTTGACAAGATTCAGGCACAGGCTGGTAAATCTTAA
- the cysT gene encoding sulfate ABC transporter permease subunit CysT codes for MSILSSSSRSRSHRKNPLTQLIDLSIPWKVTWVYLTIMLFLPMVALFLKAATLSPTEIWKVATSPTALSAYNVTFVTAFIAASINGVMGVAVAWVLVRYEFPFRKILDAAIDLPFALPTAVAGLTIATVYSENGWIGSLLAPLGIKVAFTRLGVGVAMLFISLPFVVRTVQPVLQGIEDDVEEAAWCLGASRWETFWKVVLPPLMPAVLTGVALGFARAVGEYGSVVLVAANVPFQDLIAPVLIFQRLEQYDYAGATVIGVVMLLVSLVVLLGINLLQAWGRRYDG; via the coding sequence ATGTCAATTTTATCTTCCTCTTCTCGTTCACGATCGCATCGCAAAAATCCTTTAACTCAGTTGATTGACTTGTCAATTCCGTGGAAAGTAACCTGGGTTTATCTCACGATCATGTTGTTTCTACCCATGGTTGCTTTGTTCTTAAAAGCAGCGACTCTCAGCCCTACTGAGATTTGGAAGGTAGCAACTAGTCCAACTGCCCTTTCTGCTTACAATGTTACCTTTGTGACTGCGTTCATCGCAGCCTCTATTAATGGCGTTATGGGTGTGGCGGTTGCCTGGGTGTTGGTGCGCTATGAGTTTCCTTTTCGCAAAATTTTGGATGCAGCGATCGACTTACCCTTTGCCCTACCCACTGCTGTTGCAGGCTTAACCATTGCCACAGTTTACAGCGAGAATGGCTGGATTGGTTCGCTGTTGGCTCCTTTGGGCATTAAAGTTGCGTTCACTCGTTTAGGGGTGGGAGTCGCGATGCTGTTCATCTCTCTACCTTTTGTAGTCCGTACGGTGCAGCCTGTTTTACAAGGAATAGAAGACGATGTTGAAGAAGCAGCGTGGTGCCTGGGGGCATCTCGATGGGAAACATTTTGGAAGGTGGTTTTGCCCCCTTTGATGCCTGCGGTGCTAACAGGCGTGGCGCTAGGGTTTGCCCGTGCAGTGGGTGAGTATGGTTCGGTAGTGTTGGTGGCAGCAAATGTGCCTTTCCAAGACCTGATTGCACCTGTGCTTATTTTTCAGCGCTTAGAGCAATATGACTACGCCGGAGCAACGGTAATTGGTGTCGTTATGCTGCTAGTTTCTTTGGTAGTTTTGTTAGGTATTAATCTCTTGCAAGCTTGGGGAAGACGCTATGACGGCTAA
- the cysW gene encoding sulfate ABC transporter permease subunit CysW has product MTANLQPDFGVNPLPPAPTQTGKREASPWAKNGLIAVVVFYLLLLLFVPAVSLFVQAFSNGIEGFLDTLTDRAFLSAVRLTLLMAVVTVPLNAVFGLCAAWAIARNKFPGRALLISILDLPFSISPVVAGLMIVLLYGRNGWFGPWLQAADIKVLFALPGMLLATAFVTLPFVAREVIPTLEEIGSDQEEAAKILGANDWQTFWRVTLPSIRWSLLYGIILTNARAMGEFGAIVVVSGSIAGKTQTLPLFVEDAYKQYNTQSAYSAAVLLAGLAVVTLVLKEIMERKTQIKDAK; this is encoded by the coding sequence ATGACGGCTAATTTGCAACCAGATTTTGGGGTAAATCCATTGCCTCCTGCGCCTACACAAACTGGCAAAAGAGAAGCATCGCCTTGGGCAAAGAACGGGTTGATTGCAGTTGTTGTCTTTTATCTGCTGTTGTTGCTATTCGTACCCGCAGTGAGTTTATTTGTCCAAGCTTTTAGCAACGGAATTGAAGGATTTCTAGATACTCTGACCGATCGCGCGTTTTTATCTGCGGTGCGCTTAACGTTATTAATGGCAGTGGTAACGGTACCGCTCAATGCAGTATTTGGACTTTGTGCGGCTTGGGCGATCGCCCGTAACAAGTTCCCTGGACGAGCATTGCTGATTAGTATTCTTGACTTGCCCTTTTCCATTTCACCCGTTGTGGCTGGGTTAATGATTGTGTTGCTCTATGGGCGTAACGGCTGGTTTGGGCCTTGGCTGCAAGCGGCAGATATCAAAGTTCTTTTCGCACTTCCAGGAATGCTATTAGCAACTGCCTTTGTCACCTTGCCATTTGTTGCCAGGGAAGTAATTCCCACTCTAGAAGAAATTGGTTCTGATCAAGAAGAAGCAGCAAAAATTTTGGGCGCAAATGATTGGCAAACTTTTTGGAGAGTAACGCTGCCTTCAATTCGTTGGAGTTTGCTCTACGGCATTATTCTGACAAATGCTAGAGCCATGGGTGAATTTGGGGCGATCGTCGTGGTATCAGGCAGCATTGCTGGTAAAACACAGACGCTACCCCTGTTTGTGGAAGATGCGTACAAGCAATATAACACCCAGTCTGCTTATAGTGCGGCGGTGTTATTAGCAGGGTTGGCGGTAGTAACGCTGGTATTGAAAGAGATTATGGAACGTAAAACCCAAATCAAAGATGCTAAGTAG